TTATTAGAAAATTTGCAAGTACTAATTTTTTTTAATAAGCTCAAAGCTAGATCATATTCTTTAAAAAAGAAAGAAATATCATAAAGTTTTAAAATTAATTTATAATTTAAATCTTCATCTCCTAATTCAGGTAGTAATTTTTCATATGTTCTTAGCCATAATTTAAAATGTATTTTTTGAGAATCGGATATTATTTCATATTGATTTAGGAGTGATAATAGTGGATCACGAATGGTTGAGGTAATAAGTTTAGTTGTTACACTATTTAATTTATAATAAGCATTAAAATTAATATGAAGTATTTCGCTAAGTAACTCGTCTAATTTATTTTGTTCTTCCGGTGTAAAATTAGGAGTATTTTTATAGAACTGCGAAGAAAAATTTATTATAATAACTATAGTGGAATTTAAAAGTGAAATAGAAAAATCTGAATTAAAATTAACTTGGCAAATGCTATAAAAACGATTTTTTATAATCTCTAAAATTTGAATAATTTCATTAGTTGTATAATTTTGCTCCCAAACATAGTAAAAAATATAAGAATAAGCCTGAAAGAAATTTAATTCTGTTAAGTTAAATTTCTCTTCCGTATTTCGTTTAAAGCGATTTTTTGCTATTTCTATTAATTCTTTATTGTCTATAGGAAACGGAATCAATGTTTTAAATAAAAATGGTATTAGTGCTTCAACAATATTATCACCATTTTCTTTTTCTAATTGCAAAATGAGATTAAAAAATTTATTGAAATCGAATGCTGTACTATTCTTTTGTTTATGTAATTTAAAGTACTTATCAAAATTATTTTTATAAAGAATAACTTTTTGTTTTAAAAAACATTCTTGCTCATTCGTATCAAATATATTGGTTGAATGATCTTTAGTAAGCATAATAATACCATATAAAAATTTAAATATAATTATATAAAAAAATTAACCATTGTCAATGACAATTAATAAATACTTAATTTTATTGTAATTAATTGTTTTATATAATATTTATCTGGAGTAATTTTAAAAATACATCATATTATCCTAGACATCCTTGTTAAATTTATGCTAATAATTTTTATAAAGCCCCAAACAAAATAAAGGAAAATTTCATGGATATTAATTTTGAACAAAACGTCAATGCGACAGACTTTGCTCACTTGTTTTTAGTAAGTGATAAATTAGATTTCCCTAATGATTTAATTAAACTTGCCAATTCTCATAGTATTAATTTATCAAATCTTGCTAAGCAATTTAATTTTAACGGTAAAAAAGGCGAAAGCTTTGTTGCAACTATTAATAACAATATCCATATCTTCTTTGGAATAGGAAAAAGATCAGATATTAATCTTGATAATATTGAACTTTTAGGCGGTAAATGTTATGCGGTAATGGCAGCTTATAAGCTAGCGAACATTGCTATTTATATTGATCAAGCGCCACTTCAGCATTTAGAAAATCATGAAGCTGCTGCAAAATTTGCTTCAGGTATTAGACTAAGAGCGTATAGATTTGATAAATACAGAACTAACCAAAAACCTGAAGATAAAGTTAAGCTTGTCAATATCACGTTTATTTTAGAAAAAGCTAAAGACGCCCAAAAAGAATGGAAACAAGTAAAACTTTTATCTGATGCAGTTTACGTTGCACGTGATTTAGTATGTGAACCACCAAATGTACTTTATCCTGAAAGTTTTGAAGAAAGATGTCTTGAACTTAAAAAACTTGGTGTAGACATAGAAGTTCTTGATGAAGAAAAAATGCGTAGTCTTGGTATGAATACTCTTTTAGGGGTAGGCCAAGGAAGTATTAGAGAGTCACGTGTTGTAGTAATGAATTATAAAGGTGGTAATAAAACTACAAAACCAATAGCCTTTTTAGGAAAGGGTGTAACTTTTGATAGTGGTGGTCTTTCATTAAAATCTGCAGGCGGTATGGAAGATATGAAATACGATATGGCAGGTGCTGCAACTGTTACAGGTCTTATGCACCATTTAGCGAGTCGAAAAGCTAAAGTAAATGTTGTTGGTGTAATAGGTTTAGTTGAAAACATGCCTGATGGTGCGGCACAAAGACCAAGCGATGTTGTAGTTTCTATGTCAGGTCAAACTGTTGAAGTAATTAATACTGATGCAGAGGGACGACTCGTTCTAGCAGATATTTTATGGTATACACAAGATAGATATAAGCCACAATTTATGGTTGATTTAGCAACTTTAACAGGAGCTATTACCATTACTTTTGGTCATTATTATGCAGGTCTCTTTTCTAATAATGATGAATTGGCAGATAAATTATTTAAAACTAGCCAGAAGGTTTCTGAAAAATTATGGCGCTTACCACTTGGTGAAGAATATGAAAAATGTCTTCACTCAGAAATTGCAGATATACAACATACAAGTAATGAAAAAGGTGCAGGTAGTATTACGGCAGCTCAATTCTTACATCACTTTGTGAACAATACTCCATGGGCACATTTAGATATTGCAAGTATGGCATGGACTAAAAAAGATTTAGAGATTTCTCCGAAAGGTCCAACAGCTTTTGGTGTAAGACTTTTAAGTCAATTTGTAATGGATTACTATGACAACAAATAGTGCAACTACTGTAAGTTTTTATCATTTAAGTGCTAGCCCCTTTGAAAAGGCGCTAGCGGCTATTATGGGTAAAGCTTATGCTAGTAATTTAAAAAGTGTAATATTAACTTCTAATGAGCTTAAATCATTAGAAGTTGATACGCTTTTATGGTTACAAGGAAGACACAGTTTTCTTCCCCATGCGCTAATTTCTGACCCAAAGAGTGAACGTCAGCCAATTTTAATTTCACATGAAGTAACAGATTTTCCAAATAACCCTGAAGCTATTGTAGCGGTAAGTGGTAGAACTGATTTTGATCCGATAAAATATAAGCGCGTAATTGATATTTTTAATGGCAATGATCAAAATGAAGTTGAACAAGCACGCAAAAGATGGGTACACTATAAGAAGTTAGGATGTGAAATGCAATATTGGTTTCAAGATGAAAAAGGTAATTGGGCAAGTAAATAACCTAAAATCTCTTACTCCAATTTTCTTCTAAAAGGAGTTTTTAAAATGGTCTCTAAAATTATTATTGATGAAGCCATGTTATTATGTGCAGGTTTTGGGAAAAGGCTGCAACCATTAACTTTAACAACTCCAAAACCTTTAATTAAAGTAAATGCTAAACCTATAATCGAATATACTATAGATTCTTTAGCTAAAATTAATATAAAAAAAATTATAATTAATGCTCATTATTTACCTGAGCAATTTGAAACATTTTTAGAATATATTAAGAATAAATATCTTTATATAAACTTCGTTCTTTCATTTGAACCAGAGATTATGGAAAGTGGTGGCGGTGTCAAAAATGCTATCAAATATTTTACTAACTCTAAAGGCCTTATAATTAATGGTGATTGCATATATATTGATAAAGAAGAAAATACCTTTGAATATTTAATCAATAAATATGAAGAAAATATGGATGCTTTAATGCTATTCAATGATTTTCATAATGCTTATGGATTTGATGGAAAAGGCGATTATGGCCTTGATGAATATGGAAGAATTAATAGAGATGAAAAACCTCTTTTTGCCTTTAATGGGGCTCAAATAATTGATTTAAACGTTATAGCAAAATACGAACGAGATTATTTTTCTTTAAGAGATGTTTATAGTAATCCCGCTTTAAATATATATGGTACTTTAAATCCTAACCCTTGGCTTCATATAGGGGATGTTAAAGGTTTAGAGGAAGCAGAAAAGTTTTTAAATCAAACCTCCTTAGCATAAAGCTTTTCCATACATACTTTTAAATTACTCTAAGTAATTGAAAATTGATTAAAATATTTTTTTATTTACAATTAGTTAAATTTGTGTTAATTGTTACGCTCCAAAAAGTTTGCAATTTAACTAAGAAGAATTTTATGCGCTCTAAAATTACTAAGCCAGTTATACTCTTTTATGAATTTCACTCAAGTACTGAAAATTATAAGCTATTTAAAACTCAATTAGAGAATTTAAAAGATAATTACGGTTATGAAATAATTGGTACTGAAGAGGATGATAAAATTATTTCTTTAAAACATGTTAATATAGCCAAAGAAAATATTAAAAAAAATAATGGAAAAAATATAAATTTAGTAACAGGCGTATGGTCTCCTAGTGAATCAGAGTTAAATTACATAACATACGCGCTTGCGCTAGAAATGCCTGTAAGAGGGTTAGATCATGAAGCTAAAAATATTTATTCTATAGATGAATTTGGCATTGATAAAATTAGAGAAAAAAGATTTGCGGAAAATATTCATGATTATCATAGTTTAGGTCATAATATAATAGTTCATGTAGGAAGAGGTCATAGAGCAGGCATTGAAGAAGAGCTTAAAAAAAATTCAATTCCTTATATTTCAGTATTTATATATGACGATGTTACTATAAATAGGCAGATAGCTATTTCTTTAAAAAAATTTAAAAGTAATGGATTTCATAAAGACGAAACTGGTTTAATACTCTATCATAATGTTACATCAGTTACGGAAAAAGAAGAATTTTTAAAGTTATTTTACTCTTACCTAAATGCTTCAATTTTTAAATTAAATAGTAAAAAACTTTTCGAGCAAATGTCAAATTACATGGCATTAAATGATAGTTTTAAAGATACATTTATAGAGCAAATTGCAAATAAGTTATCGGAAATCACAGGCTTTAATTGTAGAGCATTTAAAAGAAATAATACCGGCAAAGATATAATTATTGATGGAATATTTGAAATCGATAATTTATTTAATGAAGAAAATGAAATTGATAAAAATAGAGTTGAAGAGGTTTTAAAAGCTTACAACATCCCTTTTATTACAAAGCGTAAAGAGAAGGGAGGTTATAATATTATTGTAGGAAATTTAAATAGTGAAGAAATAATATTAAAAGCCTCACGTAACAAATTATATTTCCCAATAGATGAAAAAGTATTTTTTGAAACTATTCTCTCTCATTCCAAATTAGATAATTACGTAGAAAATAAAGAATTTATAGATAAACCAGAAAATATTACCGAAAATTATCAGATTGCAAAACTTCTAAGCGCAGATTTAGGCTTTAAATTTAAGGCTATGAGAAGGCACAATACCCCTAATGATTTTATAATCGATGGCATTTTTGAATTTGAAAATCAAAGTGAAAAAGAAAGTTTAGAATTAGTATTAGACAGTAAAAATATCAAATTTAGTACTCATGCTAATAAAATTATTATCGAAAGAATAAATAGTGATGAGGTAATAAACCTTCTATCCATATATAACTTAGCGGTTAAAACAGAAAATATACAAAAAGCGGTAAACTCACATTCTAGTTTAGAAAATTATGTTAAAGATAAAAGATTTATTGATAAACCAGAGAATATTACAGAAAACTATCAAGTAGCTTTAAAATTAAGTAGAAGGCTTGGGTTTACATGTAAGGCAATGAAAAGAAATAATACTCCTAATGATTTTATTATTGATGGGGTTTTTGAAGTTGAAAATTCCAAACAAGAAAGCTTAGAAACGATATTAAAGGAAAAAGGTTTTGCATTTACTTCAGAGCGTGAGCGATTAATTGTCGAAAGAGTAAATAGCAACGAGATTATACAAAAGCTTTAAAAATAAGTGGGCTTAAAATTTACTTTAACCCACTAACCTTAACTACATTGAAAGGCTATTTTCTTCACTGTCGCTAATATAATTCCAAGCATGTTTTTTATGCCCAGATAAATTCTTCGTAAGTACATCAATCAATTCAATGCTTGATCTAAAACCATTTCTACTACGTCTTTCTTGAATCGAATCACAACGTTTATTTATTTCTTCAAAATCCTCTTCCTCAATTAATTCAAATACTTCAGATTCAGTGAAGGCGTTAAATTTCTCTCTATTATTATTATACATTTCAACAAAGATACTTAATGGAATTTTATAATCTATGATAATTCTAGCAATAAATTGATTATCTAAAGCTTCAAAGAGATCTTTATATTTTGTATAAAACTCAAAAATTTGTTCTAATGTTATTTGCTTCATAGTTAACAATTCAATATACGTAGTATTTTTTAAATTATTTATAAAATTTAGCCCTAATCTAGTTAATTTAGTAAAGCCAATAATTCCTGCATCAATAAGTGAGTTAAGCTCATGGTCATCAAAAATAGCTTGTATAATAGCCATATTTGTTGATTTAAAAGCCTCATGAATATCAAAATAAATAATCATATCGCATACGTCAGTATTATTAAGTAAATATAACATATGCTCTCTATCAAAGCCTGTAGCGTCAAGCTCATAGTTAAGGAGTAATGATTTTAGTCGTGCCTCAGTAAGATGGGCATATTTAATTTTATTAAATTCCCTTATAACAGTGGAAGAATATTCAGGTTCCTTTTCTTCTTCACTACTCGATTCATCAGCATACATTTCATCGCGGGAAGGTAGCTCATAATAATCAAACAAGCTATTTATAGCTCCTTTCGTTAGAACTCCTTGTTCAAAAGTAATGTATTTTAATGCAAGTATCTTTTGTGCATCATTTAACTTAAGAAATATTTCATAAGCCTTTTCGCCAATAAAGTTTTTAAATATTTCACTATTGGTAATAATACTTGATAATTTCCATTTAAATAATTGACCATGGGTGCCTCTTGTTTTCACTTCTTTTGAAAAGGCTTGTAGTGTAAGTGCGCAATGCCCACAGCAGAGTTTAGCGATTCCAATATATTTTTCCGATAAATTTAGATTAGCTAACTTATCTTCTATTTTTTGATTAGATTTTGTTTTAATTATATGCGCAAGAATTTTAATTTCGGCATGAATATCTTCAGCGCTTATATAAAGAATTTCATAAGCTTTACTCTTAAAAATATCCGTAAGGTTTCTATCTTTATTGCTATTTATGTAATTTTCAACTTTTGAAAAATCTCTAATAGTTCTACTAATTTGCTTTATAGATTCTTGAATTAATTTTTCATTATAATTATTTAAACTCGCAATTTTTAATTCACCATCTTCTAAAGCTTTTCTCCATTTTTTAATTGTAAGTTTTTGACTTAAATAGTTTTTAAGGAATGTTTCTAAAATCTCTTCTAACTGGCCACATATTTCATCATTAGGCCTTAATTTATCTTTTAAAACTAAAAAAGCGCATTCTTTAATTAAAAGCATTTTGTTTATTAAATTATGCCCCTTACTATTAGCAATATCAGAAAAATAATCCATTACGCTCATAATATGTTTAGCAAAATTACTACTGCTATTTCCTTTTTTACTGTTAGCGTGAATTTTATTTGAGGCGATGTAAATTTTATTATTATCATAATAAACGGCAGTGCATTTACTATTACCTTCAATAAGTCTTGCGAGAGAATCAAGCCTTCTTTCTAATTTTGTAACTTTCTCACCCTTTTTTGAATGTATATTTAAGTTTTTTTGTAAATGTTCTAAAAACGCTTTATATGATTCTCTAATTTGAGGATCTACGGGTATTTCTGGTAATTTATTTTCTTTCTCAGGGCTTTTTTTAGTTGGTGTAGTTTTCATGTTTATTACTTATTAATAATTTATTAAGGAATAATAACAAAAGAATTGTTAATAATCTAGTTTAGAATGTGTAAGAACATAAAAATATTAAGATATTTTTGATATCTTATTGATTTTAAAATAAAAAATTTTGATAAATTTTAATCTACTGATTTTCAAGGAATCATTTTTTTACTCACCCACTTACATAAAAATTTTCTATTATATATATCTATTACTATAATCTTAAAATGGTAATACGTATGACTTCTAGCTCTTTCGATATAAATAACATTCCAAATGTAATTCTTGAAACCAGCGCTAAATTGGTAATAAAAGCTGAGCATCTTATAGATAATATGGATAATTTAAGCGAAGAAGAATTTAATTCAAAAATGAAACATGTAACTCAAATGACCAATGTGTTGCAGAAAATAAGCAATATTTATCATAAGGCTCATAAAACAATTGAAAAAAGTGAAAAGGCTAAAGCAAAAGAAAACATTAAAGAAGAAAAGGCTAAAGAAGAGAAATCAAAAAATTCTTTTAAATCAAATAACTTCTCAAAACTTTCTCATCAAATTATAAAACCCAATTCTCATTCAAAAAATTTAAATGATGATTATAAATTTTATATTCCAAACCAGCGTGATTCTAGGCTTGATAAATTTGCAAATGTTGATGAGGAATAAAAAGAAATAAGAAAGGAAAGGGATAAGGTAAGAGTAGTGAAAAAAGGTAATTAGTAAGTTACCTTACCAATTACCTTTATAAAATTTAGAATGCTAATTCCATTGGCTTAGATAATTCCACAAGTTGGGTTTTTGCTTGTTCAGTATTCATATTATCTATAGTCGCTAGTTTATCACGGAATTGTTTAGCTACTCCAGTCGCAAGCTTAATTTCAGTTAAACTAAACTGTACAGTATTAGGTTCTATTGAAGTATTACTAGCTCCTGGTGCAATTTGGTTGATAGCATTAAGTTGAGTGCTAACCTTAAGTGCAGTAAAATCTCCAGAAGTTAATTTTTTTACAACATGGTTTCCATCTTTATCAGTTGCACTAACAGTATATTCAATATTTATAACGGCATTTTCTTTTACAAATTTTTCAAAAACTTTTGTAGAAGTTCTTTCATCACTTCTTGTTTTAGCTTCAATTACTTTCTTAGCAGTTTTTTGGATAAAATCTACTGCATCAATAAGAACTTTATAGCCAATAGGTGCTGCAACTAACTGCATATATCTGCTTGGCATAAAGCGTGAAGCAAAAGGTAAAAGGAAAGGTAAAGCAGCAAAAGTTGCAATTTTAAATACTAAATTTACAAGAAATTCAATTGGGTTATGTTTTAAGTAAACAGCCATAGCGCTTAAAAAATAATTATCACTATATTTTAATTTTCTGTAAAACTTTTTAAAACTATTAGCAGGTTTTTCTAATTTAGATTTCTTAAATTCCTGTTGAACCATTTTTATAAGTTTATTAATTAATTTGATACTTTCTTCTCGCTTTATCTTTTGATCTTTAAATATTTTTGTATTTAAATTCATAGGTAATTGCTTTAATTCAGCCACTTTTACATCTGTTCTAAGCTTCTTTAAAGCTTTTTCTTCAGCTTGACTTTTATCATTTAAAGCGCTTAAAGCTACTGTACCTGCAACTTTTACTAGATCTTTATTTAAAACTGCATTGGTAACAGCTTCCTTTGGAGTTTTAGAAAAAGCAATTTTTAATAACCCAGCAATTCCAGCTAATGTTAAGAAACCGTTATTGCGTAATCCATCACCAACTAAGAATGTATGTATAGTAGTAATGGTTTTTCCTAAGCCTCTTAGTAAAACGTTATCCTTATCGCTTAAATATTCTCCGAAACTTTTACTAGATTCAGAAATGGCAACAGTAGTTTCTGCATCATCAACTGCGTCTGCAACGTTATTTGCAACAGCAACTGTTTTACCGAAACTTGGTAAATATGAGGTAAATACACTTAAGCTTGATTGGTAAATTGGCTTAACTGTAACTACAACGCTACTTGCTTTACTTCTTAAAGCATTGATAATTTGTGAAATGTTCATAAAAAACCTGCAATTTTATTAATAAATTGTTTACTTTTGTAAGCTTACTTTAGTAAATTTCTTTAAAAAGGTCAATTTAAATTTATATAAATATAAAGATGTTTTTAATAATTTACTTGCGCCAGAAAAGCGGGTTTATAAGTACCAGTAAAGTAAAGAATTCTAACCTGCCGAATATCATTAGGACTGTAAGAACAATTTTAGTAAACGAAGGTAGAAGGGCATAAGAACCGTCTGGGTTGATAATCTCGCCTATACCAAACCCGCTATTAGAAATTGCGGAAATAGAGGCGCTTATGGCGGTCATAAAATCAAGACCATTTAAAGTTAATAATAAACTTCCAATGATAAGGCCAAAGAAATATAGGATTACAATTGAAATTGCTCCTGAAATTGCATTATTTGTAAGTGGCTTATCGCCAAAATAAACCTTAAATACACCATGTGGGTGGAGTAATGTTCTAATATTATATTTAATAACCTTATAGGTTACTTCTAACCTAAATAATTTAATTCCCCCGGAAGTTGATCCAGTACAACCGCCGATTAATGAAAGAACCGATAGAAGTACTCTTGGAAAATCTCCCCAAGCATCATAATTACCCTGGCTAAATCCTGTAGTTGTCATTATGGAAACTGCATTAAAGCTTGCAAGTCTAAGAGAAGTTTTATAATCAAAATGCTGATGATAATGTAACCAAAATGTAAGTGAAGTAACAGCTAAAATAATGATAGTAAAAAATGTTTTGGTTTGTGGGTCGTTTATAAATTCTTTGAAGTTACCTTGGGTAATGTTATAATAATGAATAAAAGACTGCGAACCGAGTATCATTAGTAATATTAAAATTAAATCTACCTTAATATTATTAAAATGAGTTATAGAATTATCGTAATTAGTAAACCCGCCTGTTGAAATTGCCGACATTCCATGACATAGGGCATCAAAGAAATTCATACCCAGAGAGTATAAAAACAGAACACCAAGTAATGTTATTGAAAAATATATAATAAGTACATTAACAGCTATATGGCCAACTTTAGGTAAAATTTTCTTAGATTGATCAGAATATTCCATTTTAAAAAGCTGCATTCCACCAATTTGTAAGCTTGGTAAAATTGCAATGCCTATCATTACAATCCCAACTCCACCAATATAATTTAATAAAATACGATAAAATAAAAAACCTTTTGATTTCTCCTGTAAATTAGTAAATATAGTTGCTCCACAAGAGGTTAAGCCAGAAGTGCTTTCAAAAAGCGCATCGGTCACACTAATCTCAGGCTCAATTATTATAAACGGTATTGCGCAATATAAAATTCCGCTAAGCCAAGCAAAAACTGTAATTAAAAAAGCTGATTTAACGGTTTTACTATCTTCTTCAGTATTGAATATTTTAATAAATGTCCCAATTGTAACTCCGATTAACGAAGTATATAAAAAAGCTTTATAATTTCGATTAAGCGAAGCAAGATCAATAATTGCTGGAATTAGCATTATTGTACCAAACAGTACTAAAGAAAATCCAAAAGATTTTAATATGGCGCGAATAAAATTCATAAATTTTCATCAAATATTTTAAACTATGAATACTAGCTTTTAATTAAAACTTCAAGTTATTGAGGTATTTTTTGTAAATTGTAATAATGTTTATTAACCCCTCAATATGATTTTTGCAAAAATGAAAAAAATGCTTAATAATATATAGGTACTAACTTTTTGTTAGGGCTTATTATTTTCATTTTTTGTGAAGATTATATATGAATAAAAATAAAATTATAAGTAATGCTTTAGAATATAATAATGTTGTTTCAGAAACATTAGATGAATTATCTTCACCCCTTAAAGATAATTTTGGTATCACTACAATTGCTTATGCGAGATTTAATGATAATAAAATTTTTCATATTTCAAATAATGTAGACTGGTATGATTTTTATATTACAAACGGTTTTTTCGACTCTCCGCATCACCAAACTGAAATTAATAATTTAGTTTCTGACAAATATGTAGTTTTAAGAAAAGGAAATAACAAATTTGTTCAAGCTATGCATAGGTTTAATGTCTGGCACGGTATAAGCATTTATAAAAGATCAAATGATTTAATAGAAATGTGGAATTTTGCTACATATAAAAATAACGAAAATATACTTAATTTTTATCTTAATAACCTTTCATTACTTGAAAAATTTATTATCTATGTAAAAAATAAAGCAGGGGATATATTTAACCCTTCAAATAACGGCATTTGGTTAAATAGAAAAAAATCTATTATTCTTCCGCAAGCTTTTGATAATTCAAAAGCTCATCAGTTCCTTTCGGAAACTTCATTAGATAAATTTAAATTAGAAAACAGCTCTGCAACGCTTACAAAGAAAGAAATGGATTATTTATATTATCTCTCGCTAGGTAAATCTATCAAAGAAATATCGTATATAATGAATATTTCCCCTAGGACTCTTGAAACACGATTAAATTATATGAAAAATAAACTAAATTGCAGTTATAAATCAGATTTAATTCAAGTGTTTCATGAAAGTAGTTTAAAAGATTTATATAAATAACT
The sequence above is a segment of the Sphingobacteriia bacterium genome. Coding sequences within it:
- a CDS encoding leucyl aminopeptidase, coding for MDINFEQNVNATDFAHLFLVSDKLDFPNDLIKLANSHSINLSNLAKQFNFNGKKGESFVATINNNIHIFFGIGKRSDINLDNIELLGGKCYAVMAAYKLANIAIYIDQAPLQHLENHEAAAKFASGIRLRAYRFDKYRTNQKPEDKVKLVNITFILEKAKDAQKEWKQVKLLSDAVYVARDLVCEPPNVLYPESFEERCLELKKLGVDIEVLDEEKMRSLGMNTLLGVGQGSIRESRVVVMNYKGGNKTTKPIAFLGKGVTFDSGGLSLKSAGGMEDMKYDMAGAATVTGLMHHLASRKAKVNVVGVIGLVENMPDGAAQRPSDVVVSMSGQTVEVINTDAEGRLVLADILWYTQDRYKPQFMVDLATLTGAITITFGHYYAGLFSNNDELADKLFKTSQKVSEKLWRLPLGEEYEKCLHSEIADIQHTSNEKGAGSITAAQFLHHFVNNTPWAHLDIASMAWTKKDLEISPKGPTAFGVRLLSQFVMDYYDNK
- a CDS encoding DNA polymerase III subunit chi; the protein is MTTNSATTVSFYHLSASPFEKALAAIMGKAYASNLKSVILTSNELKSLEVDTLLWLQGRHSFLPHALISDPKSERQPILISHEVTDFPNNPEAIVAVSGRTDFDPIKYKRVIDIFNGNDQNEVEQARKRWVHYKKLGCEMQYWFQDEKGNWASK
- a CDS encoding NTP transferase domain-containing protein, whose product is MVSKIIIDEAMLLCAGFGKRLQPLTLTTPKPLIKVNAKPIIEYTIDSLAKINIKKIIINAHYLPEQFETFLEYIKNKYLYINFVLSFEPEIMESGGGVKNAIKYFTNSKGLIINGDCIYIDKEENTFEYLINKYEENMDALMLFNDFHNAYGFDGKGDYGLDEYGRINRDEKPLFAFNGAQIIDLNVIAKYERDYFSLRDVYSNPALNIYGTLNPNPWLHIGDVKGLEEAEKFLNQTSLA
- a CDS encoding TrkH family potassium uptake protein; amino-acid sequence: MNFIRAILKSFGFSLVLFGTIMLIPAIIDLASLNRNYKAFLYTSLIGVTIGTFIKIFNTEEDSKTVKSAFLITVFAWLSGILYCAIPFIIIEPEISVTDALFESTSGLTSCGATIFTNLQEKSKGFLFYRILLNYIGGVGIVMIGIAILPSLQIGGMQLFKMEYSDQSKKILPKVGHIAVNVLIIYFSITLLGVLFLYSLGMNFFDALCHGMSAISTGGFTNYDNSITHFNNIKVDLILILLMILGSQSFIHYYNITQGNFKEFINDPQTKTFFTIIILAVTSLTFWLHYHQHFDYKTSLRLASFNAVSIMTTTGFSQGNYDAWGDFPRVLLSVLSLIGGCTGSTSGGIKLFRLEVTYKVIKYNIRTLLHPHGVFKVYFGDKPLTNNAISGAISIVILYFFGLIIGSLLLTLNGLDFMTAISASISAISNSGFGIGEIINPDGSYALLPSFTKIVLTVLMIFGRLEFFTLLVLINPLFWRK